A section of the Ochotona princeps isolate mOchPri1 chromosome 19, mOchPri1.hap1, whole genome shotgun sequence genome encodes:
- the LOC101524634 gene encoding olfactory receptor 2M3-like: MASGNSTSATDFLLAGLFPGSPHSALLNVAVICIYILAFLGNALLIVLILGDSRLHTPMYILLSQLSLIDLTLTSTIVPKMATNFFTGRRSISWVGCGTQSFFFLMLGMSECLILTLMAYDRYVAVCNPLRYPSIMSPPFCLRTVVGCWAGGSASSLVHTVYPLHFPICGSREIPHFFCEVPVLIKLSCEDTSTYQSVVVVTSIVLLVVPFGLITASYMLVFLSVLRMNSVKGRRKALATCSSHVTVVSLFFGPNIFIYMSFTSSHSPEQDQVLSVFSNVLTPLLNPLIYSLRNKEVVAALRKLSGRHGVPSRGVQG, from the coding sequence ATGGCGAGTGGGAACTCAACCTCAGCAACCGACTTCCTCCTGGCCGGGCTCTTCCCTGGATCCCCGCATTCAGCGTTACTCAACGTCGCAGTCATCTGCATCTATATCCTGGCCTTCCTGGGAAACGCCCTCCTGATTGTCCTCATCCTGGGGGACTCCCGtctccacacacccatgtacaTCCTGCTCAGCCAGCTTTCGCTCATTGACCTGACGCTGACCTCTACCATCGTCCCCAAGATGGCCACCAACTTCTTCACGGGGAGGAGGAGCATCTCGTGGGTGGGTTGTGGGACACAGAGCTTCTTCTTCCTGATGCTAGGCATGTCCGAGTGCCTCATCCTGACCCTTATGGCTTATGACCGCTATGTGGCCGTGTGCAACCCACTGCGTTACCCCTCCATCATGAGCCCCCCATTCTGCCTACGCACAGTGGTGGGGTGTTGGGCAGGGGGCTCTGCCAGCTCCTTGGTCCACACCGTGTACCCTCTGCACTTCCCCATCTGTGGGTCCAGGGAGATCCCCCACTTCTTCTGCGAGGTGCCGGTTCTGATCAAGCTGTCCTGCGAGGACACCTCCACCTATCAGTCTGTGGTGGTGGTGACGAGCATCGTGCTGCTTGTCGTCCCCTTCGGGCTCATCACAGCTTCCTACATGctcgtcttcctctctgtcctccgcATGAACTCCGTCAAGGGCAGGAGGAAGGCACTGGCCACCTGCTCCTCGCACGTCACGGTGGTGAGTCTCTTCTTCGGCCCCAACATCTTCATCTACATGAGCTTCACGTCCTCACACAGCCCAGAGCAGGACCAGGTGCTCTCCGTGTTCAGCAATGTGCTCACTCCGCTGCTGAACCCCCttatctacagcctgaggaacaaaGAGGTGGTGGCTGCACTCAGGAAACTGTCGGGGAGACATGGGGTTCCTAGCAGAGGAGTACAAGGGTGA